Proteins from one Gossypium raimondii isolate GPD5lz chromosome 8, ASM2569854v1, whole genome shotgun sequence genomic window:
- the LOC105790884 gene encoding protein LURP-one-related 15, which translates to MEHVQAYPPLATPSAYPPLATRVSVIGPQYCYPQPIDLVVVRKVLTISEGKFAVTDIYGNIMFKTKGKFFSIHDRRLLTDAAGNPVCTLRHKIMTVHDRWQVFRGESTEEKDLIFTAKRSSMIQLKTKLHVFLATNPKEDVCDFRMEGSWLERSCFIYSGERNTILAQMHKKCSVESEFLGKDKFMVTIYPNVDYAFVVALIAILDGINNDDDFE; encoded by the exons ATGGAACACGTACAGGCATATCCTCCGCTGGCTACACCAAGTGCTTACCCACCTTTGGCTACTCGTGTTTCCGTGATTGGGCCTCAATACTGCTACCCTCAACCAATAGATCTGGTTGTCGTCAGAAAGGTTTTGACCATCAGTGAGGGCAAATTTGCTGTAACTGACATCTATGGCAACATAATGTTCAAAACCAAAGGCAAATTTTTCAGCATCCATGACCGTCGCCTCTTAACCGATGCTGCCGGAAATCCCGTTTGCACTCTTCGACACAAG ATAATGACCGTCCACGATAGGTGGCAAGTATTCAGGGGGGAAAGCACGGAAGAAAAAGATCTGATATTCACAGCGAAGCGATCATCAATGATCCAACTCAAGACAAAATTGCATGTGTTCTTGGCAACCAACCCAAAAGAGGATGTTTGTGATTTCAGAATGGAAGGAAGCTGGCTGGAAAGATCCTGTTTCATTTATTCCGGAGAGCGTAACACTATTTTGGCTCAG ATGCACAAGAAGTGCAGTGTTGAAAGCGAATTCCTTGGGAAGGACAAGTTTATGGTGACGATATATCCGAATGTGGATTATGCTTTCGTGGTGGCTCTCATAGCCATCCTTGATGGGATTAACAACGACGACGATTTTGAGTGA